A stretch of Pseudomonas sp. LRP2-20 DNA encodes these proteins:
- a CDS encoding efflux RND transporter periplasmic adaptor subunit, translating into MPSRCVADRRRLKLMGGAGLGLAALVVALGVYARQHQAAAVQAWTEHRATPAVVTFTPSLNAGGETLSLPAHLQAWNMARINARVSGYLKNWQVDIGTVVTAGQPLAEIDSPELDQQLAQAKARLAQHQASAALAQSTAARWQHLFASHSVSRQEVDEKVAAAAVASADAQAAEADYVRLKDLAAYKVIRAPFTGTITARHAQVGQLVKADSDSATSLFDIADTRRLRLYVPVPQSYASQILPGMQVQLSVPERPGQHFTAALLGTSTAVDQGSGTLLAQYAVENASAALLPGDYASARITLRSNAQAVSIPASALIFRAQGPQVAVLDAQNRAHLRSIHIAQDLGSTLIVDGGLGLKDQVVDNPPDALRDNDAVRSVTPGGVHAPSV; encoded by the coding sequence ATGCCTAGCCGTTGCGTAGCTGATCGTCGGCGCTTGAAACTCATGGGGGGCGCCGGCCTGGGCCTGGCTGCCCTGGTGGTTGCGCTGGGCGTGTACGCCCGGCAGCACCAGGCCGCTGCGGTGCAGGCGTGGACCGAGCACCGGGCGACGCCTGCGGTAGTCACCTTTACCCCGTCGCTGAATGCTGGCGGTGAAACGCTGAGCCTGCCGGCCCACCTGCAGGCCTGGAACATGGCACGGATCAATGCCCGGGTCAGCGGTTACCTGAAGAACTGGCAGGTGGACATCGGCACGGTGGTCACGGCCGGCCAGCCGCTCGCCGAAATCGACAGCCCCGAACTCGACCAGCAGTTGGCCCAGGCCAAGGCCAGGCTGGCGCAGCACCAGGCCAGTGCCGCGCTGGCGCAAAGCACCGCTGCGCGCTGGCAGCACCTGTTCGCCAGCCATTCGGTGTCGCGCCAGGAGGTGGATGAGAAGGTGGCCGCCGCCGCGGTCGCCAGCGCCGATGCACAGGCCGCCGAGGCGGACTATGTGCGGCTGAAGGACCTGGCGGCGTACAAGGTCATTCGCGCACCGTTCACCGGCACCATCACCGCCCGCCACGCGCAGGTCGGCCAGTTGGTCAAGGCCGATAGCGACAGTGCCACTTCGCTGTTCGACATCGCCGACACCCGCCGCCTGCGCCTGTACGTGCCGGTGCCGCAGAGCTACGCCAGCCAGATTCTGCCCGGCATGCAGGTGCAGTTGTCGGTGCCTGAACGCCCTGGCCAGCACTTCACCGCGGCGTTGCTGGGTACCTCCACCGCCGTCGATCAGGGCTCGGGCACGCTGCTGGCGCAGTACGCGGTGGAAAACGCCAGCGCGGCGTTGCTGCCGGGCGACTACGCCAGCGCCCGCATTACCCTGCGCAGCAATGCCCAGGCCGTGAGCATTCCTGCCAGCGCCCTGATCTTCAGGGCACAGGGGCCGCAGGTGGCGGTGCTCGATGCGCAGAACCGCGCGCACCTGCGCAGCATTCATATCGCCCAGGACCTGGGCAGCACGCTGATCGTCGACGGTGGCCTGGGCCTGAAGGACCAGGTGGTGGACAATCCACCCGATGCCCTGCGTGACAATGATGCAGTGCGCAGCGTAACGCCGGGAGGTGTGCATGCGCCCTCGGTTTAA
- a CDS encoding efflux transporter outer membrane subunit: MRPRFKRSGLLLCLALQGCSLAPHYQAPVVQLPAHYGERSGAWQRVDAARPLPAQWWTLFDDQRLNELQAQLEASNPNLAAAVAHYDAAAAYAQGLHGGLWPQASASATPLRQRQSDRRPLRGDSQPSIYNSDTAGLSLSFDFDLWGRLRNQVAAGDASAQAAADDLAGARLSLQRQLAVLYVRARGLDAQRQLLDSAVADRSQLLVLIQDRFNGNIASELDLDRAAARLSEAKAAVDDVVAQRNLAQHAIAELVGALPGDFALVPDAAPLKVPQVPSELPGTLLLRRPDVAAAERRVFAANATIGVARAAWYPDFSLVGLMGGQTQGAGNLLAAANRYWAIGPVLQLPLFDGGRRSADERRAHAEFEAAAAAYHGKVLLAVREVEDNLAQVHDLARQAQDVQQAAQAAGSAEQIALHSYRQGAVSLLDVLTAQLDALQEKQKLQALKTRQLEARVGLMAALGGGWGADA, from the coding sequence ATGCGCCCTCGGTTTAAGCGCAGCGGGCTGCTGCTGTGCCTGGCCTTGCAAGGCTGCTCGCTGGCACCGCACTACCAGGCACCTGTGGTGCAATTGCCCGCGCACTATGGCGAGCGCTCTGGGGCCTGGCAGCGGGTCGACGCGGCAAGGCCACTGCCAGCGCAGTGGTGGACGCTTTTCGATGACCAACGCCTCAATGAACTGCAGGCACAGCTTGAGGCATCGAACCCGAACCTGGCCGCCGCGGTGGCGCATTACGATGCCGCAGCCGCCTACGCCCAGGGCCTGCATGGCGGGCTGTGGCCGCAGGCAAGTGCGAGCGCCACACCGCTTCGCCAGCGCCAGTCGGACCGGCGACCGCTGCGCGGAGACAGCCAGCCGTCGATATACAACAGCGACACTGCCGGGCTGAGTCTGAGCTTTGATTTCGATCTGTGGGGCCGCTTGCGCAATCAGGTGGCAGCGGGGGATGCCTCGGCGCAGGCCGCGGCGGATGACCTGGCCGGTGCACGCCTGAGCCTGCAGCGGCAACTGGCGGTGCTATACGTGCGTGCCCGTGGCCTCGACGCGCAGCGCCAGTTGCTCGACAGCGCCGTGGCAGACCGTAGCCAGCTGCTGGTGCTGATCCAGGACCGCTTCAATGGCAATATCGCCTCGGAACTGGACCTTGATCGGGCGGCTGCCAGGCTGTCCGAGGCCAAGGCTGCCGTGGATGACGTCGTCGCCCAGCGCAACCTGGCGCAGCATGCTATCGCCGAGCTGGTCGGGGCATTGCCGGGTGACTTTGCGCTGGTGCCGGACGCCGCGCCGCTCAAGGTACCGCAGGTGCCCAGCGAGCTGCCCGGCACGTTGTTGTTGCGCAGGCCCGATGTGGCCGCCGCCGAGCGTCGCGTGTTTGCCGCCAACGCCACCATCGGCGTGGCCCGTGCCGCCTGGTACCCGGACTTCAGCCTGGTGGGGCTGATGGGCGGGCAGACGCAAGGCGCCGGCAACCTGCTGGCCGCCGCCAATCGCTACTGGGCGATTGGGCCGGTGTTGCAGCTGCCGTTGTTCGACGGTGGCCGCCGTTCGGCCGATGAGCGCAGGGCCCATGCCGAGTTCGAGGCAGCGGCCGCAGCGTATCACGGCAAGGTGCTGCTGGCCGTGCGTGAAGTCGAAGACAACCTGGCACAGGTGCATGACCTGGCGCGGCAAGCGCAGGACGTGCAGCAAGCGGCGCAGGCGGCAGGCAGCGCCGAACAGATTGCCTTGCACAGCTATCGGCAGGGCGCGGTCAGCCTGCTGGATGTACTGACCGCCCAGCTCGATGCGTTGCAAGAGAAGCAGAAGCTTCAGGCGCTGAAAACCCGGCAGCTGGAGGCGCGGGTCGGCTTGATGGCGGCACTGGGGGGAGGATGGGGGGCTGACGCTTGA
- a CDS encoding TonB-dependent siderophore receptor — protein sequence MIRSTSRGCKTALALAIALQGSVISATATAAQAPHAYSINAGSLAQVLARFASEGGITLQYTSELTRGLSSPGLQGDYGIEDGFQQLLAGTGLRAVRRGNDVYGLELQPLSGDALNLEPLNINGRQDWATTEGSGSYTASAVTIGKGTQRLKDIPQSVSVVTRKAMDDQRLDTLDQVLEHTTGITTYQSPSGGKYIYSRGFEVETIQYDGVPLDRRYYGIGSSFTSDTLLYDRVEILRGANGLLQGSGNPGAAINLVRKRPKAEPSLSITASAGSWDTYRQTLDASGPLTADGKLRGRLVAGHEDRDYFYDTAESRKNVLYGILEYDITDSTVVAAGASVEDLHSTPFFGGLPRNKDGSAVNVGRSTFVGADWNRWNNKQTTYFADLSHDFNEDWRLKASGSYIRETNDILYSFGRGAVDPATGDGMQSRAYLYDFENINKGADINLTGKWRAFGLEHEVVVGANASDLRTDDLQGGMLNLGPMNIYDPISPREPTQAEMLGTTYAGNSKARIRQNGLYSVVRYKLAEPLTLVLGARVSNYKYDYELTRFTAKSPDPAHAKESGEVTPYGGLIYALNDQWSAYVSYADIFKPQTEMTANNTMLKPIEGTNYEIGLKGELLDGRVNTSFAIFRVTQENRAQYQYGSPCDGENNCYADGGKVRAEGLDAEISGEVLTGLQLFAGYTYTSTKFLNDPGDGTSTSGAAFNSYTPRHMLRFWGDYNLPGELHQWSVGAGANIQSKNHNINQGGTGGVGDIEQAGYAIWNARLAYQINQNFSVALNGNNLFDKKYYSSIGWLNTSNNYGEPRNYTVTLKADF from the coding sequence ATGATCCGCTCTACTTCAAGGGGGTGCAAAACCGCCCTCGCCCTGGCCATCGCCCTGCAGGGTTCTGTCATCTCGGCCACTGCCACCGCCGCTCAGGCGCCACATGCCTACAGCATCAATGCCGGTAGCCTGGCCCAGGTACTTGCGCGGTTTGCCAGTGAGGGCGGCATTACCCTGCAATACACCTCGGAGCTGACCCGTGGCCTGTCCAGCCCTGGCCTGCAGGGCGACTACGGCATCGAGGACGGATTCCAGCAACTGCTTGCCGGCACCGGACTGCGCGCCGTGCGCCGCGGCAACGACGTCTACGGCCTGGAACTGCAGCCCCTGAGCGGCGACGCCCTCAACCTCGAGCCACTCAACATCAACGGCCGCCAGGACTGGGCGACCACCGAAGGCTCTGGCAGCTACACCGCCAGCGCGGTCACCATCGGCAAAGGCACACAGCGCCTCAAGGACATCCCGCAATCGGTCAGCGTGGTCACGCGCAAGGCGATGGACGACCAGCGCCTCGACACCCTCGACCAGGTGCTGGAGCACACCACGGGCATCACCACCTACCAGAGTCCTTCCGGCGGCAAATACATCTATTCGCGCGGCTTCGAGGTGGAGACCATCCAGTATGACGGCGTGCCACTGGACCGCCGCTATTACGGTATCGGCAGCAGCTTCACTTCCGACACGCTGTTGTACGACCGCGTCGAGATCCTGCGCGGCGCCAATGGCCTGCTGCAAGGCAGCGGCAACCCCGGTGCTGCCATCAACCTGGTGCGCAAGCGTCCAAAAGCCGAGCCGTCGCTGTCCATCACCGCCAGTGCCGGTTCCTGGGATACCTATCGCCAGACCCTGGACGCCAGTGGTCCGCTGACCGCCGACGGCAAGCTGCGCGGTCGCCTGGTCGCCGGCCATGAAGACCGCGACTATTTCTATGACACCGCAGAAAGCCGCAAGAACGTGCTGTACGGGATTCTTGAATACGACATCACCGACTCCACCGTGGTCGCTGCCGGCGCCAGCGTCGAAGACCTGCATTCGACACCGTTCTTCGGCGGCCTGCCGCGCAACAAGGATGGCAGCGCAGTGAATGTCGGCCGCTCCACCTTCGTCGGTGCCGACTGGAACAGATGGAACAACAAGCAGACCACCTACTTCGCCGACCTCTCCCACGACTTCAACGAAGACTGGCGGCTGAAAGCGTCCGGCAGCTACATCCGTGAAACCAACGATATTCTCTACAGCTTCGGCCGTGGCGCGGTCGACCCGGCAACCGGCGACGGCATGCAATCGCGCGCCTATCTGTACGACTTCGAGAACATCAACAAGGGCGCCGACATCAACCTCACCGGCAAATGGCGCGCCTTCGGCCTGGAGCACGAAGTGGTGGTGGGCGCCAACGCCAGCGACCTGCGCACCGATGACCTGCAGGGCGGCATGCTCAACCTGGGCCCGATGAACATCTACGATCCGATTTCGCCCCGCGAGCCAACCCAGGCAGAAATGCTCGGCACCACCTACGCCGGCAATTCCAAAGCCAGGATCCGCCAGAACGGCCTGTACAGCGTGGTGCGCTACAAGCTGGCCGAGCCGCTGACCCTGGTGCTGGGCGCGCGCGTCAGCAACTACAAGTACGACTATGAACTGACCCGTTTCACCGCCAAATCGCCCGACCCTGCCCACGCCAAGGAAAGCGGCGAAGTCACGCCCTACGGTGGGCTGATCTACGCGCTGAATGACCAGTGGTCTGCCTATGTCAGTTATGCCGACATCTTCAAGCCGCAAACGGAGATGACGGCAAACAACACCATGCTCAAGCCGATCGAAGGCACCAACTACGAGATCGGGCTCAAAGGCGAGTTGCTGGACGGCCGCGTCAACACCAGCTTTGCGATCTTCCGCGTGACCCAGGAGAACCGCGCGCAGTACCAGTACGGCTCGCCGTGCGATGGCGAAAACAACTGCTATGCCGACGGTGGCAAGGTCCGCGCCGAAGGCCTGGATGCCGAAATCAGCGGTGAAGTGCTGACCGGTCTGCAACTGTTCGCTGGCTACACCTATACCTCGACCAAATTCCTCAATGACCCGGGTGACGGCACCTCGACCTCCGGTGCCGCCTTCAACAGCTATACACCACGCCACATGCTGCGTTTCTGGGGTGACTACAACCTGCCTGGCGAACTGCACCAGTGGAGCGTGGGTGCCGGCGCCAATATCCAGAGCAAGAACCACAATATCAACCAGGGCGGTACCGGCGGCGTGGGCGACATCGAACAAGCCGGCTATGCCATCTGGAACGCCCGTCTGGCCTACCAGATCAACCAGAACTTCAGCGTTGCCCTCAACGGCAACAACCTGTTCGACAAGAAGTACTATTCCTCCATCGGCTGGCTGAACACCAGCAACAACTACGGCGAGCCGCGCAACTATACCGTCACGTTGAAAGCGGACTTCTGA
- a CDS encoding FecR domain-containing protein — protein MPRISPEVARQAAHWHMLMLDEGVSPAQREACTRWRAAAPEHERAWQKAERVCAQLGLLPPGLAMGTLDRERRQAMKQLLALAIVVPMGYVGYRQLLPQPAYATAVGQHRQFTLADGTVLELNTDTAVSVHFEEQQRLITLRRGEILVDSGPDATSLRPRPLRVASEQGLMEALGTRFVVRQCERSTQLSVLQGAVRVMPVDGPQRTLDAGQQLAFDAGGQGNVDVAREQDSLWTHGQLVVEEMPLQQFLNELGRYRSGWLRCQPEAAQLHISGTFQLGNTDAILAALPATLPVKVDYRTRYWVTVTAR, from the coding sequence CCACTGGCACATGCTGATGCTCGACGAAGGCGTCAGCCCTGCCCAGCGAGAGGCCTGCACGCGCTGGCGTGCTGCAGCGCCCGAGCACGAGCGGGCCTGGCAGAAGGCCGAGCGCGTATGCGCTCAGTTGGGCCTGCTGCCGCCAGGCCTGGCAATGGGCACGCTGGACCGGGAACGACGGCAGGCGATGAAACAGCTGTTGGCCCTGGCCATCGTCGTGCCCATGGGCTACGTGGGTTACCGCCAGCTGTTGCCACAGCCAGCCTATGCCACCGCAGTGGGCCAACACAGGCAGTTCACATTGGCAGACGGCACGGTGCTCGAGTTGAATACCGACACTGCGGTGTCTGTGCACTTCGAGGAGCAGCAACGCCTGATCACCTTGCGTCGTGGCGAGATCCTGGTCGACAGCGGGCCCGATGCCACCAGCCTTCGACCCCGGCCATTGCGGGTAGCCAGCGAACAAGGCCTGATGGAGGCCCTGGGCACCCGCTTCGTGGTCCGGCAATGCGAGCGCAGCACGCAACTCAGTGTGCTTCAGGGCGCGGTCAGGGTGATGCCCGTCGACGGCCCGCAACGAACCCTCGATGCAGGCCAGCAGCTGGCCTTCGACGCCGGAGGCCAAGGCAATGTGGACGTTGCACGTGAACAGGACAGTCTGTGGACACACGGCCAGTTGGTGGTCGAGGAGATGCCCCTGCAGCAGTTCCTGAACGAGCTTGGCCGCTATCGATCAGGTTGGCTGAGATGCCAGCCCGAGGCGGCGCAGTTGCACATCAGCGGTACGTTCCAGCTGGGCAACACCGACGCGATCCTCGCCGCGCTGCCCGCCACGCTGCCCGTGAAGGTGGATTACCGAACCCGTTACTGGGTTACCGTGACGGCGCGCTGA